In Bacteroidia bacterium, a genomic segment contains:
- the lpxD gene encoding UDP-3-O-(3-hydroxymyristoyl)glucosamine N-acyltransferase → MKFSIRQIAGLIGAEITGDPDKEIDSFSGIEEGKTGGITFLANKKYEHFVYSTQASAIIVSRDFVPKESIIPTLLWVDDPYSAVAILLEKAESMRRPAKRGMESPVFISENAKVHPETYIGAFVYIGTQTTIEKDVQIYPNAYIGDDVFIGEGTVIYPNVTIYYGTKIGRNCILHAGSCIGSDGFGFAPQPDGSYKKIPQMGRVVIEDFVEIGANTCIDRATFGNTVVKEGAKLDNLVQLAHNVEIGENTVIAAQVGIAGSTHIGKACMLGGQAGVVGHLKIADRTMIDAQSGVNRSVDTPGLAFRGSPVQIHRQQLKSEVMFRKLEEMYRRISELEKVLENRD, encoded by the coding sequence ATGAAATTTAGTATAAGACAGATTGCAGGCCTGATTGGGGCAGAGATTACGGGTGATCCTGATAAGGAAATAGACAGTTTCTCTGGTATAGAAGAAGGGAAAACAGGCGGAATTACATTTCTGGCCAATAAAAAGTATGAACATTTTGTCTATAGCACCCAGGCTTCAGCAATTATTGTTTCCCGTGATTTTGTCCCGAAAGAATCCATTATCCCTACCCTGCTTTGGGTAGATGATCCATACAGCGCAGTTGCCATTCTCCTGGAAAAGGCCGAATCCATGCGCCGGCCGGCAAAGCGGGGAATGGAATCTCCGGTATTTATTTCAGAAAATGCCAAAGTGCATCCGGAGACATATATTGGGGCATTTGTGTATATCGGTACCCAAACCACAATTGAAAAAGACGTACAGATTTATCCCAATGCTTATATTGGCGATGATGTATTCATTGGGGAAGGAACGGTGATTTACCCCAATGTCACGATTTATTACGGGACAAAGATTGGCAGGAATTGCATCTTACATGCGGGGAGTTGTATCGGCAGTGATGGTTTTGGGTTTGCACCGCAACCCGACGGGAGCTATAAAAAGATTCCCCAAATGGGCCGCGTAGTCATTGAGGATTTTGTGGAAATAGGTGCGAATACCTGCATTGACAGGGCAACTTTTGGCAATACCGTCGTCAAAGAAGGCGCCAAGCTGGACAATCTGGTGCAACTGGCGCATAATGTTGAAATCGGAGAAAATACAGTAATTGCCGCTCAGGTGGGAATTGCCGGGAGCACCCATATAGGAAAAGCGTGTATGCTGGGCGGACAAGCAGGGGTGGTAGGGCATTTGAAAATTGCTGACCGCACCATGATAGACGCACAGTCAGGGGTCAACCGATCGGTGGATACACCGGGTCTGGCTTTCCGCGGATCGCCGGTACAGATTCACCGGCAACAATTGAAATCAGAGGTTATGTTTCGCAAATTGGAGGAAATGTACCGGAGAATAAGTGAACTTGAGAAAGTATTAGAAAACAGAGATTAG
- a CDS encoding dihydroorotase: MSAPLLFRNITVIDPGSEYHEQQADVRIEGTQILQVAPAGSQNDAGMQVVDIPGACISPGWVDMMVNLSDPGFEWKESLTQLAKAAQSGGFTQILCSSNTQPVIDNSQMVQSLMLRTAGLPAELWLTGAITAGAKGEDLAEVYDMHLAGAVAFGDGTHPIQKPGVVLRALQYLQTFGGLMIDYPEDRSVSHGGQMNEGEVSTQLGMKGIPVIAELLAVSRDLEVVAYAGGKIHFQPIASAEAIRLIQPAKTGGKVTLGTAIYYLILKDEDLETFDPVYKVFPPLRNRQQQQDLLNALKNGMIDTLGSGHQPQGLEEKEVEFEVAEPGMLGLQTFFPLANMQLVNQQVISMGRLIEMIAINPRKILGKPSVSVKPGSVADLTIFDPQAVWTYDISHIPSRSKNSPFIGQSLRGKVLGTCLKGKWQPQ, from the coding sequence ATGTCAGCACCGCTTTTATTCAGGAATATAACAGTCATTGATCCCGGTTCGGAATACCACGAACAACAGGCAGATGTCCGGATTGAAGGAACACAAATCCTACAGGTGGCCCCGGCAGGCTCGCAGAATGATGCGGGTATGCAAGTGGTTGATATTCCTGGCGCCTGTATTTCTCCCGGATGGGTGGATATGATGGTCAACCTCTCAGATCCTGGTTTTGAGTGGAAAGAATCGCTAACCCAACTTGCAAAGGCTGCACAGTCTGGGGGATTTACCCAAATCCTTTGTTCGTCAAATACACAACCGGTGATTGACAATAGCCAGATGGTTCAGTCATTGATGTTGCGTACTGCTGGATTGCCGGCAGAGCTTTGGTTGACCGGAGCGATTACCGCCGGAGCCAAAGGAGAAGATCTTGCGGAAGTGTATGATATGCATCTTGCCGGTGCTGTTGCTTTTGGCGACGGCACTCACCCGATACAAAAACCCGGAGTTGTGCTGCGTGCCTTGCAATACCTTCAAACATTTGGCGGGCTGATGATTGACTATCCTGAAGACCGGTCTGTGTCTCATGGTGGTCAGATGAATGAGGGAGAAGTATCAACGCAATTGGGTATGAAAGGAATACCCGTGATCGCAGAGTTGCTGGCTGTATCCCGGGATCTGGAAGTTGTCGCCTACGCTGGCGGAAAAATCCACTTTCAGCCCATAGCATCTGCGGAGGCAATCCGTCTGATTCAGCCGGCGAAAACCGGTGGAAAGGTTACACTGGGTACGGCGATATACTATCTTATCCTCAAAGACGAAGACCTGGAAACTTTTGATCCGGTATACAAAGTATTCCCCCCTCTGCGAAACCGTCAGCAGCAACAAGATCTGCTCAATGCGTTGAAAAATGGCATGATCGATACGCTGGGATCCGGCCACCAGCCGCAAGGGCTGGAAGAAAAAGAAGTAGAATTTGAAGTGGCGGAGCCGGGAATGCTGGGCCTCCAGACTTTCTTCCCATTGGCAAACATGCAGTTGGTCAATCAGCAGGTAATCAGTATGGGACGTCTGATTGAAATGATTGCCATTAACCCCAGAAAAATTTTAGGGAAACCCTCTGTATCTGTCAAACCGGGCAGTGTCGCGGACCTCACTATTTTTGATCCTCAGGCCGTATGGACCTACGATATTTCGCATATCCCTTCCCGAAGTAAGAACAGCCCATTTATTGGTCAATCGCTGAGAGGAAAGGTTTTGGGTACCTGTCTCAAAGGCAAGTGGCAGCCTCAATGA